A region of the Amycolatopsis sp. cg13 genome:
TGAGCGTCGCGGTCGGCGAGCGTGGCGGAAATCGTGCGCGCTTGCGTTAAAAGGTGAGCCAGTTTCGCGTCGCGGGTCGAAAGGGAGTCGGACAGCCGCGAAAGCCCGGTCAGTGTCGCGCGGACGTCGGCGGGCGTACGCGCGAAGGTCTCGGAAATGGCCTGGAAGCTGCGCGAGAGTTGGTCGGTGTCGATGGCGTCGACGGTCGTGGCCAGCTGCCGGAACGCGGGCAGCACGTCATACGGAACCGTGGTCCGGTCACGCGGAATCGGCGTATCCGGATCGAGCGACCCGGCCCCGACCGGGTCCAGCGCGAGATACTTCTGCCCGAGCACCGTTTTGATCCGGATCGCGGCCGATGTCCGGTCGCCGAGCCACGCGCCGGATACCCGGAACGACACCCGGACGGACGCACCGTCGAGGGAAACCTCGGCCACCCGGCCGATTTTCACCCCGGCGATCCGGACGTCGTTGCCGGTAGCGAGCCCAGCGGCTTCGCTGAACTCGGCGGCATACGCGGTGCCGTCGCCGATGATCGGCAGATCCGGTGCTCGAAGCGCGGTGAGGACGCCGAGGACGAGCACAGTCATCCCGACGAGAGCGGTGCGCAGGGGGCGCCGGTCGGGATGCACAGCGTGGATAGTGGCTCGCCCAGCCGGGTGAGGCCACCCACGCCACCCGAATGGGCGCTTTTGCCTTGTGTCCACTTAGGACTATTCGCGCTCGTGCCCTGCGCACGCCCCCTTTTTTATTGCCGCACCGGCCGCTCCCGTCGTGTGCCATCCTGGCCTGACCGGCCGACGTGACCGGAGTCATCGGAACATCCGGTGCGGTTCGGCCGTTGAAGGGGTGTGCAGCGAGCGCGGAAAACCCGCGCCGACGCCGATCGGGGAGGAGCCACCATGCGAGACCTGACCACCGGATTGCACCCGGCGCCAGACCTCGTGGACGACACGGACGCGACCCGGCAGGAGGAACGCCGCCGCAAGGCAGCGCTGGCCGTCGCGTCCAGGGCCAAGGACGCGCAGGAATGCGCCCTGCTGCTGGACATGCTGGGGCTCCACGCCCCCGGCGGCAGCCGGACCGAGGTCGCCTGAAGCACTTCGGTTCCCGTCCGCGGGCCCAAAGGGTGTCGCGGGGTTGTTTCGAGGTGCTTTGAGGAGTTCGGGGACGAACACGCCGTGACCGGTGTGCGGACCGGTCACGGGTTCTGTCAGCCTGACCCTGGGGAGGGCCAGGCTGACCGCGGCTGAACGACAACGAGTTGAACGGCTCGGCGGCAGCCGGGCCGTGTGGCCTGTGGCGAGGGGTTTCGGCTCCGGCGGACTGGGGAAGCCCCGGCGGGGCAGCCGGATAGACCGGAGAACCTGACGGGCGGCCGCGTGGGTTCGGTGTGCGGTGAAGGAGTTTCGGCTCTGGCGGGCGGGAAGTTCCCCGGCATGGGGCAGAAACGATCTTGCGGCGGATGGGGATGCCGGGCTCGCTCGGGCAGCGAGGGGGGTGCCGGGCTCGCCCGGGCAGCGAGTTGGCCAATTACGGCCGGGCACGAGTAGTCACGGCCAGGTTCGCCCGATCACCGTTAAGCCCGGTCGAGCCGGGCCGGGCATCGCCGGGGCGTGGCCGATCACCGTCGATTCCGGCCGAGCGTGGTCGAGTCGCGCCAGGTGCCGCCTGGGCGAGGCGGGCTCTGTGCGCCTGCGAAAGTCCGTGAGGGGAACCCTGAGGAACTCTGATTCCCTCAGGGTTCCCCTCACGGACCGCGGCATCGTGCGCCGGGCCGGTCGGGTGGCGCGAGAAGCGCCGTGCGCTGCTGAGAAAACCTCAGTCGGATTTCTTCGCTGCCGAGCCGAGTCCCGACCTTGCCCGCAGCTGGAGTCCTGACCGCGTTGCCGAGCCGAGTCCCGACCTTGCCCGCAGCCGGAGTCCGGACCTCGCTGCCGAGCCGAACCCGCAGGAGTCAGCGGCCGCCCCGAAAAGAGAGCCGATCCGCCCTTCGATCGCCGCGCTCACCTCAGAGCAGCCTGCCCACCCCACTCCCACGCGCCCGATTGGGCCGAACGGGTGAAATCATCACCGGAAATCACACTCAAATACCTCCCGCCCCAAGGCCCCCGGAGCCCGAGTCGCCCGGAGGCCTGCTCCGTTTGAGCGGAAACAACCCTTGGCATGAAAGCGATTCGCGACCGCCGCGCCTCTCCGCGCACGGAGTGTCCACTCGGGTCACTCGCCTCAAGATGCGGATTCCGCAGTCACTCGCCCCATTCACGTCGGCAACCCAACCCATCCCCGGGAACCGATACGGAAACCGACCCGCCCCGAGAACCCGCGCGAACCGCACCGAGACCCCCGATTTCAAAGGAACAACAAAGAATTCCCGAGCTTGCGCGGTCGGGTACTGTCGATGCCCCTGGGTGATATTTTGCTCCGAACGGCCGAGTGCCGCCGACGTATCTGTCACTCTGGTGGAGCATCCTGTACCGGGAAGCGGCCTGGGTCGGGACCGGGCGCAGGGGAGGAAACGCTGTGCAGTACCTGCGGGAAGACGAATATCTCACTCGTCAGCAGCGAGCGCTGGCGGAAATGGTGCGCCGGGGACGGCGGAAGCGCAGTTTTCAGCTGGCGGAACATCTGGCGGCGGAGGGCGGGGTGCATCGGTCGGATGTCCTCGCCGTGACCGCGCTTTTCCTTGCCTGCCAGGCGTTTCGGCGGGGCGACGCGGCAGGCGTGCAACGATTTTCCAGTGCGTTTCGCAGTTGTGAGCGAAGCAGCGTGGATCTTGCTCGGCAGCTCATGCGTTTGGAAGCGGGCCGGGAACAGGGGTGGCTTCCGCGGGTGCATTATGACGAGCTTTTTTCCTACGCTTGGCGAGAAAACCGGCCGGACATTCTGGTCAAAGCCTCGTTGATTCAGCCGAGGGATGTTCCGGCGGCCGGATGGTGGGCCGAGATGGAGCGGAATCTCAGCCTGTTATCGGTCTGAACCACCGCGTTCACGACCAGTCGATCCGGGCGAACAGGCCGCGCAATTTCGCGCCGCGAGTGTCGTTCGTGGCGCTGATCCACGCGATCCGGCCCAGCAGGTGCGCGCGGAAATCCGGATGCCCAGCACGGTTCTGCGGAGCTGGGCCGGTCTGGACGCAGTTGTGCAGCACCGCCCGCAGCTCGTCGTACTCGGAGCGGGCGACGGCAGGCGCGGCGTTCACCACCAGGCCCGCGACGCGTTGCTGCCGGTAGGCCGGTTTCACGGACGTCTTGTCGTCGCGCAGACGGAAGCCCTCGTCAGTGACGATCCTCCGGACGCCGGGCAACAGGCGATGCAGCGGCAGGCTCGCGTCACCGGAGAAGGCGAGGTCGTCGGCGTAACGGGTGTAGTTCGCGCCCAGCACGGCGGCGAGCCCGGAAAGCCGCCGGTCCAAGCGATGGGCAACCGCGTTCGCTACCGACGGCGACGACGGAGCGCCTTGCGGGAGATGCGTGCCGGCGAGGTGGCTCAGCATCCTCGACCGGGCGGGCGCGGAACGCAGGACGTCGACCGGCGTGCGGGTGGTGAGGATTCCGGCGACCGCGGCGGCGACGGCTGGCGGATACCCGGCCAGGTCAAGCAGCGACCGCACGCGGGACGCGGGGACCGTCGGGAAGAAGCCGGCCAGATCGAGCCGCACCACCAGGTCCTGTCCGGCATGCGGGCGGGCGCAGGTGTGAATCGAGCGGCCGCGACGGAAACCGTGCGCGGCCTCGTGGACCGGCAGCGCGTCGAGCACGTGCCTGCGGACGCGGCGCTGCACCTC
Encoded here:
- a CDS encoding MCE family protein; translation: MTVLVLGVLTALRAPDLPIIGDGTAYAAEFSEAAGLATGNDVRIAGVKIGRVAEVSLDGASVRVSFRVSGAWLGDRTSAAIRIKTVLGQKYLALDPVGAGSLDPDTPIPRDRTTVPYDVLPAFRQLATTVDAIDTDQLSRSFQAISETFARTPADVRATLTGLSRLSDSLSTRDAKLAHLLTQARTISATLADRDAQLTRLLTDGNQLLDEVSKRESAIQALLSGARQLGVEVSGLVADNDRELGPVLTQLDRLTALLERNRAALAEGIRKLAPLVRFAANLTGNGRWIDGYLCGLILPAIGPLNEHGCFSP
- a CDS encoding reverse transcriptase family protein; the encoded protein is MNGERVASASLLEPMPVWRWPVARWTTFDECAAALDLTVGELAWFADERGWHRRSRPVLRHYSYRWIPTATGGARLIERPKPRLAEVQRRVRRHVLDALPVHEAAHGFRRGRSIHTCARPHAGQDLVVRLDLAGFFPTVPASRVRSLLDLAGYPPAVAAAVAGILTTRTPVDVLRSAPARSRMLSHLAGTHLPQGAPSSPSVANAVAHRLDRRLSGLAAVLGANYTRYADDLAFSGDASLPLHRLLPGVRRIVTDEGFRLRDDKTSVKPAYRQQRVAGLVVNAAPAVARSEYDELRAVLHNCVQTGPAPQNRAGHPDFRAHLLGRIAWISATNDTRGAKLRGLFARIDWS